GCTGCCAATAGCAAGTAATGTAACAAAGAGGAACAGGAAGATCTTCACGAAATCTCCTGGTGATATTCCACCAAATAAGAAGACCAAACTGTAAACCGGAAGTCCTGCTACGATGAGCAACAGTAGAAAAGCCACCGAAGAAAGCATCTTACCGGAAATGATCTGAAAAGAGCTTTGCGATGTCGTCAATAAAATCGGCAATGTCTGTTTCTCCCTTTCCGAACTGATTGAACCAGCCGTCAATCCTGGAGCTGTAAACAATACAAGTCCTAGCTGGATGTAAGAGAGGAAGGCGAATAAGACAAAGCTTTGACTTGGCCTGAAATAGGAAGTCCCCGTCAAATTGACCGTCAGAAAAATATAACCGAAGACAAAAATGCACATTGCCAACAGAAAGAAGAGGATCCCATTGAAACCTTTGAATGAGCGGAATCTGAGCTTCAACTCTTTAAAAAGAACCGGATTAGTAAAATTCATCTTCAGTCGGCCCCTTTCGTTATTTCCATAAAGACATCTTCCAAGTTCGTGACATGCTCCTTGAAGGAAAGGATCGGCAAATCACTAAGTATTGCTTGTTTCAGCATATCAATCTGCTCCGCTTCCTCACCTCTATAGATGAAGGAAACCCCTTCATCTCCTTCGAGCTTTTCAATCGAAGTGACAAAAGGCTGTTCTTCGAAAAACGAGATAGCTTCCGCGGATTGCGACGCTAAACGGACGGTTATCGTTTTTTCGCCTTGCAGTTTTTTCTGGATGTCTGCAACAGAACCATGGGCTATCAGTTTGCCATTGTCAATGACACCGATTTCATCACACATCTCCGCCAATTCAGGCAAAATATGTGAAGATATCAAAATCGTCTTTCCCATGCCTTTAAGCGTTTTTAAAATGTCGCGCATTTCAATTCGTGCCCTAGGATCCAACCCAGATGCCGGTTCATCCAAAATGAGCACTTTCGGATCGTGGATGAGGCATCTGGCCAAACATAATCTTTGCTTCATCCCCCGGGATAGTAGGTCGACATATGAATCTCTTTTATGCGATAGATTCACTAATTCCAATAACTGCGGAATGAGTTTCTTCCTTTCTTCTTCCGGAATTCCGTAGCTTGCGCCATAAAAATCGAGGTATTCATCAGCCTTCAACTGATCATACACTCCAAAAAAGTCCGGCATATAGCCGATCAGTTTACGAATGTCAGCAGGTTTTTCCCGCACGCTTACCCCGTTAATCATCACATCGCCTGAAGTCGGCTGCAACAACGTGGAAACGATGAGGAAAGTCGTGGATTTACCGGCACCATTGGCACCGACAAATCCGAAGACAGTTCCTTCATCTAATGTTAAATTCAAATCATCAAGGGCGGTGAATTGACCATATTTCTTCGTCAAACCTTTAATCTCAATCATTTCTTCACCTCGCCATGCAACTGGATAGTAGGCGGTTGCCCTTCATTGCCGTGTTGCTTATTAATAAACTCCATCTTGAATGTTACTTTTCCATCCGCCGTTATATAGTCATCAATTGAATCCAATGTCAATTTCCTTTCGGATTCAAGCGCATCATACGTTTGTGTTTTGACATTCCAAACTTGCAGTGTGTATAACTGCTTTTGTATTTTCGAAATGTCAATTGATTTCCAAACGGATACCTTTTGCACTAGATCCTCGGGAACTTGCCACGTTTGGATATACGTATCTTCGTCAAAATAATACGTATTCGCCGCATACCCGACAGGATGAGCCTGTATGTTATTTGCCTCGGAAATGAGATTCATCGTCATCATTTCAGGGTCTACTGTAAAGCTTCCGCTAAACTCGACTTTCGGTGTGAACGCCTGCGAAAGCAATGTTAACGAATCTGTCGCCGCCTTTGTTTTTGCGAGTTCGATCGGCACGAGTTTTGTATCCGTATAGCCAATAAGTCCGGGCTTCGGATCGTTGCTCATGAACTCACCTGAGAACGTAATAAGACTGTCTTTTCTCATTTTTGTCAGATCATCGGTCGTTGCAGGCATTTGCCCCATATGCATCGAGTTGGAAGAACGTTTTCGAACCAATGTCGAGGTCTTCAACGTTTCATTAACCTTCATTGTTTCGCCAGGACCCAGATCACCGATTTTTATTCTGCTCGTTCCGGACCAGATAGCAATGTCGTTCACTGGAAACGGAAAATTGTTTGTAATTTCACCTGTCAGCTGTTTGTCTTTCACTGTCAAATCAATATCGAATTTTCCGACTTCCTCTAATGTTGTTTGTCCGTAAACTGTCGCAACATCCCAATAGCCGATATCACGAAGATGCAAATTCGTACCGGAAGCATTTCTCTCAAGAATTGCCCGCTTATGCGAATTGGCTCCCATTGAAGAAGGTCCGAATAGCCCCATGGAGTAAGGAGTGTAGGTCGACATTGTCGTTTCTTTCGGTGCTGAAAAAATAAAATCGTCCGCTTTGTTCGTCAAGATCGACTCAACGAAATAGCCGGTCAATCTTCCGTCCTGCTCAACATCGAATATTGATGTTTGTTGGAGTTGTGCCTGCCCAATCCGATCACGCGCCCCATAGGCGAAAATGAAAACGGAGACTCCAACGGATATCGCCGGAATAATCCACCAGGCATGTTCTCGCTTGTCTTTCCTCTTTAAAACGATATATAAGACCGGAATGATGATAATAATATAGAAGATGATCACACCAAATAGGAATGGTGCAGAAACTTTAAATGATGGAAATAGTTCATTCGAATTCCCTATAGTCCACCGCAATGATTCCATCGGATCGTTATAATACGGCATCATGCTGCCGGCAATCACTGCTTGACTTGACGTATCAAGTAAATTTTTCCACACTGCTGCAGCTCCATGCATTTTTGAGAAAGGCTCATCCCCAATAGAAAATGCCGTTTGCAT
The sequence above is drawn from the Sporosarcina luteola genome and encodes:
- a CDS encoding ABC transporter permease, whose protein sequence is MKMNFTNPVLFKELKLRFRSFKGFNGILFFLLAMCIFVFGYIFLTVNLTGTSYFRPSQSFVLFAFLSYIQLGLVLFTAPGLTAGSISSEREKQTLPILLTTSQSSFQIISGKMLSSVAFLLLLIVAGLPVYSLVFLFGGISPGDFVKIFLFLFVTLLAIGSIGVMFSTLIRRTVVSMIATYGTMLFLSVVTGFLFIIVIQMKAFNQMGTPVTSPSYLGQILASINPAVLFATFLSPELNRSISEMTKIDFPIWAGYLIFYGIITVMALFIAVKKLRVNMKRLK
- a CDS encoding ABC transporter ATP-binding protein; translation: MIEIKGLTKKYGQFTALDDLNLTLDEGTVFGFVGANGAGKSTTFLIVSTLLQPTSGDVMINGVSVREKPADIRKLIGYMPDFFGVYDQLKADEYLDFYGASYGIPEEERKKLIPQLLELVNLSHKRDSYVDLLSRGMKQRLCLARCLIHDPKVLILDEPASGLDPRARIEMRDILKTLKGMGKTILISSHILPELAEMCDEIGVIDNGKLIAHGSVADIQKKLQGEKTITVRLASQSAEAISFFEEQPFVTSIEKLEGDEGVSFIYRGEEAEQIDMLKQAILSDLPILSFKEHVTNLEDVFMEITKGAD